From a single Stackebrandtia endophytica genomic region:
- the rlmB gene encoding 23S rRNA (guanosine(2251)-2'-O)-methyltransferase RlmB, with protein sequence MAGNSQRRGKRTTSKKGAAQGSGGQGKRALSGRGKTLSAEDRPWHKAYTGTDVPKKTKWKQEKERRAAAAEGRPPKAGSPAKAGGKGGKRSHRDSGDGVEVIVGRNPVAEAMRANVPGTALYIAHGIELDDRVRESIRLAGNRDIAILEVTRSELDRLCHGALHQGVGLQVPPFHYETYADLLAAAAEHPQPPLLVALDGVTDPRNLGAIIRSAAAFGAHGLVVPQRRAAGMTATAWRTSAGAAARLPIAKATNLTRSLQEAQKAGLLVAGLDADGEVDLFDLPAAVDPMMLVIGSEGRGLSRLVGETCDLRVRIPITSDVESLNASVAASVALAEIQRRRSP encoded by the coding sequence ATGGCCGGTAATTCACAGCGACGTGGCAAACGCACCACCTCCAAGAAGGGCGCCGCCCAGGGAAGCGGTGGTCAGGGTAAGCGGGCATTGTCCGGGCGGGGCAAGACCCTGTCGGCCGAAGACCGTCCCTGGCACAAGGCTTATACCGGTACCGATGTGCCGAAGAAGACCAAGTGGAAGCAGGAGAAGGAGCGGCGTGCCGCCGCGGCCGAGGGACGTCCCCCGAAGGCGGGTTCTCCCGCCAAGGCCGGTGGCAAGGGCGGTAAGCGGTCTCACCGTGACTCTGGTGACGGTGTCGAGGTGATCGTGGGTCGTAACCCGGTCGCCGAGGCGATGCGCGCCAACGTCCCGGGCACCGCGTTGTACATCGCGCACGGCATCGAGCTGGACGACCGGGTACGCGAGTCGATCCGGTTGGCGGGTAACCGCGACATCGCGATCCTCGAGGTGACTCGCAGCGAGCTGGACCGGTTGTGTCACGGCGCGCTGCATCAGGGCGTCGGTTTGCAGGTGCCGCCATTCCACTACGAGACCTACGCGGATCTGTTGGCCGCTGCCGCGGAGCACCCGCAGCCTCCGCTGCTGGTCGCGTTGGACGGGGTCACCGACCCGCGCAACCTGGGCGCGATCATCCGGTCGGCTGCCGCGTTCGGTGCGCACGGTCTCGTCGTTCCGCAGCGCCGGGCCGCCGGTATGACGGCGACGGCGTGGCGTACCTCGGCGGGGGCGGCGGCTCGGTTGCCGATCGCCAAGGCGACGAACCTGACGCGGTCGCTGCAGGAGGCTCAGAAGGCGGGTCTGCTGGTCGCCGGGTTGGACGCCGACGGCGAAGTCGATTTGTTCGATCTGCCCGCGGCGGTCGACCCGATGATGCTGGTGATCGGTTCGGAGGGGCGTGGCCTGTCGCGTCTGGTCGGTGAGACCTGTGATCTGCGGGTGCGTATCCCGATTACGTCCGATGTGGAGTCGTTGAACGCTTCGGTCGCGGCATCGGTGGCCCTGGCGGAGATCCAGCGCCGACGGAGCCCGTGA
- a CDS encoding DUF1203 domain-containing protein has product MTRYTVLPIDAVALKDLRTVDDAGADGAPYLATDRDAGSPLRCCLRRITVGERVALVSYAPLRRWALATGASPGAYDEQGPVFIHADDCGGFTPSNRYPFDKPGALRTVRRYDARGRIVGGRLLLIPDDPTVGFDAAFNDAFSDPEVALVHVRALEYGCFHFEVRRPI; this is encoded by the coding sequence ATGACCAGGTACACCGTGTTGCCCATCGATGCCGTCGCCCTCAAAGACCTACGCACCGTCGACGACGCCGGCGCCGATGGCGCGCCGTACCTCGCCACCGACCGTGATGCGGGTTCGCCACTGCGCTGTTGCCTGCGCCGCATCACCGTCGGCGAACGGGTCGCCCTCGTCTCGTACGCCCCACTGCGTCGGTGGGCGCTCGCCACCGGGGCGTCGCCGGGCGCCTACGACGAACAGGGGCCCGTCTTCATCCACGCCGACGACTGTGGAGGGTTCACCCCTTCGAACCGCTACCCCTTCGACAAACCGGGCGCGTTGCGCACCGTGCGCCGCTACGACGCCCGGGGCCGCATCGTCGGTGGACGGCTCCTGCTGATCCCGGACGACCCCACTGTCGGTTTCGACGCCGCGTTCAACGATGCGTTCAGCGACCCCGAGGTGGCGCTGGTGCACGTCCGGGCGCTGGAGTACGGATGTTTCCACTTCGAGGTCCGGCGGCCGATCTGA
- a CDS encoding hsp70 family protein has translation MSSPNGYALGIDLGTSHTVAVVRSPDGRSRPLLVDGAPVMPSSVFLDETGAIHVGRDAQRLAQTDPARFEPNPKHRIGDSSVLLGDRDVPTVDLLAAILRNVATKAVEAVGHLPPTVLTFPAKWGPQRRGVLEQAAAKAGYPAPRMVPEPVAAAHYFVEVMRQPIPQGESVAVFDFGGGTLDIAVVRHEHGGGFTVLSDGGLEDLGGLDIDAALVQYLGQTIAAHVPQVWQQLTQPANGTDRRHRRLFWDDVRGAKEMLSRTAVAPVPVPGVESALHMTREELERLAQPLLARAVAETERVITSAGLRPDQLAGLFLVGGASRIPLVARLLHSQLGIAPTVLEQPELPVAEGSLAAAFPPEPEPEVAPVTPPPAAEPYTPPTPPEEPKDDAFLEPAAAPTPWYKRKTTWIGTAAGVVALALLTAWLVYDPYPEREMSPLTQVGTDVTYPGGRADVPYVYQPDVDGDIAYYLTSPESDVAYLTAVDLTTAERVWDSAPFTVEDLNGVVAENGILYIDEWDGEAYRYTFIDPDTGERLNTLSFNTGDWTRIVNGRLVHFQADGRVAGYDATGQRQWQTDLGGAKLQNGAVVHTWDHESKRRNHSFTGTDGYAWTVDEEGLLSVLDVDTGQVTAAKSLAAHDDHYFGYEGTLFVADAETGYSLTAYDLTDGLASLWTFKPEGATREVSLMKACGQTRICVLEDRDEDDTTDGVMVLDFDDGGELAWESPTDMAVTTAWPAGEQLLVVTAGDEENSVNQMYDSRFEPSGSPLTRGLSRIDSGSFLTVPSAWDDPKFASDDRSFVGLGAQTGQRYELGTESIIPQCEATDMYLTCATDTGFRVWSYRT, from the coding sequence ATGTCATCCCCCAACGGCTATGCGCTCGGAATCGACCTCGGCACGTCTCACACCGTGGCGGTGGTTCGCTCACCGGACGGCCGGTCGCGCCCGTTGCTGGTGGACGGTGCACCGGTCATGCCCTCCTCGGTGTTCCTGGACGAGACGGGAGCGATCCACGTGGGTCGCGACGCGCAACGCCTGGCGCAGACCGATCCGGCGCGGTTCGAGCCCAACCCGAAGCACCGTATCGGGGATTCGAGCGTCCTGTTGGGCGACCGTGACGTTCCGACGGTCGACCTGTTGGCGGCGATTCTGCGCAACGTGGCCACCAAGGCGGTCGAGGCGGTCGGACACCTACCCCCGACGGTGTTGACGTTTCCGGCGAAGTGGGGACCGCAGCGTCGCGGTGTGTTGGAACAGGCCGCCGCCAAAGCCGGCTACCCGGCACCGCGAATGGTTCCCGAACCGGTCGCGGCGGCGCACTACTTCGTCGAGGTGATGCGGCAACCGATCCCGCAGGGTGAATCGGTCGCGGTGTTCGACTTCGGCGGTGGAACCCTCGACATCGCGGTGGTCCGGCACGAGCACGGCGGTGGTTTCACGGTGCTCTCCGACGGGGGTCTGGAGGACCTGGGCGGCCTGGACATCGACGCGGCCCTGGTGCAGTACCTGGGGCAGACCATTGCCGCGCACGTCCCCCAGGTGTGGCAGCAGTTGACGCAACCGGCCAACGGGACCGACCGTCGCCATCGGCGCCTGTTCTGGGACGACGTGCGCGGCGCAAAGGAGATGCTGTCGCGCACAGCGGTCGCACCGGTCCCGGTACCCGGTGTCGAATCGGCGCTTCACATGACGCGTGAGGAGCTGGAACGACTCGCCCAACCGTTGCTGGCCCGAGCCGTGGCCGAGACCGAACGCGTGATCACCAGCGCGGGCCTGCGTCCCGATCAGCTGGCCGGATTGTTCCTGGTGGGCGGGGCCAGTCGGATTCCGTTGGTGGCACGGCTGCTCCACTCGCAACTGGGCATCGCACCGACCGTGTTGGAACAGCCGGAGCTGCCGGTCGCCGAGGGCAGTCTCGCGGCGGCGTTCCCGCCGGAGCCGGAGCCCGAGGTCGCCCCGGTGACTCCGCCGCCGGCCGCCGAGCCGTACACGCCCCCGACTCCTCCCGAGGAGCCGAAGGACGACGCGTTCCTGGAGCCAGCGGCAGCACCGACCCCCTGGTACAAGCGCAAGACCACCTGGATCGGTACGGCTGCCGGTGTCGTGGCGTTGGCGCTGCTGACCGCCTGGCTGGTCTACGACCCCTACCCCGAACGCGAGATGTCGCCGCTGACGCAGGTGGGGACGGATGTCACCTATCCCGGCGGCCGGGCCGACGTTCCATACGTCTATCAACCCGACGTCGACGGCGATATCGCCTACTACCTGACCTCCCCGGAGTCCGACGTCGCTTACCTGACCGCGGTGGACCTGACCACCGCTGAACGGGTCTGGGATTCGGCTCCGTTTACCGTCGAAGACCTCAACGGGGTGGTCGCCGAGAACGGCATCCTGTACATCGACGAGTGGGACGGCGAGGCCTACCGGTACACGTTCATCGACCCCGACACCGGCGAGCGGCTCAACACGTTGAGCTTCAACACCGGTGACTGGACCCGAATCGTCAACGGTCGACTGGTTCACTTCCAGGCCGACGGCCGGGTCGCCGGTTACGACGCCACCGGCCAGCGGCAGTGGCAGACCGACCTGGGTGGTGCGAAACTGCAGAACGGCGCGGTAGTTCATACGTGGGACCACGAGAGCAAGCGCCGCAATCACAGCTTCACCGGCACCGACGGCTACGCCTGGACGGTCGACGAGGAGGGCCTGTTGAGCGTCCTGGATGTCGACACCGGCCAGGTCACCGCCGCCAAGAGTCTGGCCGCCCACGACGATCACTACTTCGGTTACGAGGGCACCCTGTTCGTCGCCGACGCCGAGACCGGGTACTCCCTGACGGCGTACGACCTGACCGACGGTTTGGCATCACTGTGGACTTTCAAACCGGAGGGCGCAACGCGGGAGGTCTCACTCATGAAGGCCTGCGGACAGACCCGGATCTGCGTTCTGGAGGACCGCGACGAGGACGACACCACCGACGGCGTAATGGTTCTCGATTTCGATGACGGCGGTGAGCTGGCGTGGGAGTCGCCGACGGACATGGCGGTCACGACCGCCTGGCCCGCCGGGGAACAGTTGCTCGTGGTCACCGCCGGTGACGAGGAGAACAGCGTCAATCAGATGTACGACAGCCGTTTCGAGCCGTCCGGTTCCCCGTTGACCCGCGGGCTGTCACGTATCGACAGCGGTAGTTTCCTAACGGTGCCGAGCGCCTGGGACGATCCGAAGTTCGCCTCCGACGATCGCAGCTTCGTCGGTTTGGGAGCCCAGACCGGCCAGCGCTATGAGCTGGGAACCGAGTCGATCATCCCGCAGTGCGAAGCCACCGACATGTACCTGACGTGTGCCACCGACACCGGTTTCCGAGTGTGGTCGTACCGGACGTGA